DNA from Nocardioides seonyuensis:
GGCGCGTCGCAGGCAGGGGGATCGACGGTCGCGCTCGTGCGCCCGGAGGCGATGCCACCCCGTCAGTCCATCACGGCCCGGCTCGCCGGCGCGCTCGCCGAACCCGGGGTCGCTGTCGTGCAGCCCGTGGTGGCAGCGCCGGACGGAACGGTGCTGAGCGGCGGGGCCCGCTTCGCCCCTGGGCACGACAATCCGGGGCTGTTCCTCGCAGGGCACGTCGTCGAGGACGCCCGACGCATCGGCCAGTGCCGGGTCGGCGCGCCAGCCTCCCCGCTCATCGCCCTCCGCGCCTCCACGTTCGAGGCTCTTCACGGCCTCGACTGCCGCTTCCGGTCAGTGCTCGCCGAGACCGACCTCGGCCTGCGCGCACTGGCCGCCGGCCACGGCGAGTCCGTGCTCCTCCCGGACGCGGTGGTCAGCTCCCGCGGTGACTACGCCACCCCGGAGGAGCTCGTGGCCGCTCTCGCGTCCTTGCACGCGCGAGACCTTCCGCACCCGTCCGACGACACCCCTGGCCTCCTGCGTCGGGCTGGCTTCGAGGTCACCGACCATCGCACCCAGCGCATCAGCGCCAGCCCGCGCAGGTCAGCGCTGCTGCCACTCCCCGTCGTACGCGCGATCGACGGCATCCACGAGTCACCACCGCGGCTGCGCTGGGCCATCGACATCGCCTCCCCCGCCGCCGCGCGGGGAGACCGTTGGGGGGACACCCACTTCGCGCGCTCCCTGGCCAGCGCGCTCGAGCAGCGAGGCCAGGACGTGGCCGTCGACCGACGGGACGCCCGGGACCGCGACACCCGGGACCACGACGACGTGCTGCTCGTTCTGAGGGGGCTCGACCGCGTGGAGCCCAGGCCCGGGCTGCTCAACATGGAGTGGATCATCAGCCACCCCGACATGGTCACGCCGGAGGAGGTGGTCGGCTTCGACACGGTCTACGCCGCAAGCCTGAGCTGGACCGCGCGCGCTGCGCGGGAGTGGGGCGTGCCCATCACTCCTCTGCTGCAGTGCACGGACCCGCGGTGGTTCCACCCCGACCGCGCCGAGCCCGACACCGGTCCCGAGGTCGTCTTCGTCGGCAACTCCAGGGGTGTCTACCGGTTCGCAGTCCGCAGCGCACTCGCCATCGGCGCGCCCCTGACCCTGCACGGCAACGACTGGAAGGAGTTCGTGCCGGCCGAGGTCATCGCGTCCAACGGGCTCGCCAACGAGGACGTCGGCGCCCTCTACGCCTCAGCCGGAGTGGTCCTCAACGACCACCACCTCGACATGCGCCGCGACAGCTTCGCCTCCAACCGGCTCTTCGACGCCGCCGCCTGTGGGGCACGCATCGTGAGCGACCCCATCGAGGGACTGGACGAGACGTTCTCGGGGCTGGTCCAGACCTTCCGCAACGAGGCCGAGCTGCGCGAGCTCATCTCTCGCCCCTACCCGGCCTTCCCCGATGACGCGACCCGACGGTCCATCGCGCAGCGGATCGTCGCCGAGCACACCTTCGACCGGCGGGCCGAGACGCTGATAGGCGATGCCGTGCGCCTGCTCCGCGAGCGCGGCCGCTGACGGCCCTCAGCCGAGCAGTGCGTCGACGAAGGCGCCGGGGTCGAAGGGGGCGAGGTCGTCTGCCCCCTCGCCCAGCCCGACCAGCTTGACCGGCACGCCCAGCTCACGCTGCACCTGCACGACGATGCCGCCCTTGGCGGACCCGTCGAGCTTGGTCAGCACGATGCCGGTCACGTCCACGATCTCGCTGAAGACACGCGCCTGGATCAGCCCGTTCTGGCCGGTCGTGGCGTCGAGGACGAGGAGGACCTCGGTGACCGGGGCCTGCTTCTCGATCACCCGCTTGACCTTGCCGAGCTCGTCCATCAGCCCGGCCTTGTTCTGCAGGCGGCCGGCAGTGTCGACGAGCACGGTGTCGACGCCCTGTGCTGCGGCCGTCTTCACAGCCTCGAAGGCGACGCTAGCCGGGTCGGAGCCTTCGGGGCCGCGTACGACGTCGACGCCCACTCGCTCGCCCCAGGTCGCCAGCTGGTCGACGGCCGCGGCGCGGAACGTGTCGGCTGCGCCCAGCGTGACCGTGTGGTCCTGGGCCACGAGGATGCGAGCGATCTTGCCGACCGTCGTCGTCTTGCCGGCTCCGTTCACCCCGACGACCAGCACGACGCCCGGATTGCCGTCTGTGCCCGTCACCTGGAGACGGCGATCCAGATCGGGCCCGACCAGCTTGACCAGCTCTTCGCGGAGCACCGCACGGGGGTCGGGGGCGTCGCCACCCTGGACCCTGAGACGGCTGCGAAGGTTGTCCACTAGCTCCTGGGTGGGGCCGACCCCGATGTCGGCCGTGAGGAGCGTGTCCTCGATCGACTCCCAGGTGTCCTCGTCGAGCCGGTCGCGGCTGAGGAGCGCCAGCAGCCCCCTGCCGAGGCCGCCCTGGCTCCGCGAGAGTCGTTCGCGCAGTCGGACCAGGCGAGAGGCGGTCCCCTCCGGGCGCTCGAGGGTCGGCGCGGCCGGGGACTCGAGGGTCGGCTCCGGCGCGGTGTCGACCGCGGTGTCTGTCTCCGTCGGAGGCGGCGCGATGACGTCGGTGCCCCCCGCGGGCGGCGCCGGCCTGCGCCGGCCTGCAGTGAGGAGGCCGACGAGCGTGAGCACGCCGACGACGGCGATACCGATGATCAGATAGAGCCAGTCACCCATGCCGCAATCCAATCAGACGCTCGCGCACGGCCGGACACAGCCGTCAGACGCGGCTCTCGGAGTCCTCCAGCGTGGGGAGCGCGTCGACGCCCTTGCGCATGGCGTCGCCGAGCTGGGGCACGACCGGAAGCTGTTCTCCCCGGTGTGGGAAGGCGACGTAGGCGGCCACGGCACCGGCGAGAGCGAGACCGAACATCATCATCAGCACGATGGCGAGCATGGGTTCCTCCCGAGTGGATGCATCCGTCCCAGAGTGGCACATCCTGCGTGGCGGCTCGCCAGCCCCCACGCCGTACGGCGACAGGCTGTGGCGTGACTCACAGCCAGCCGGTCAGGTCGTGCGCAGCAGCGGCTCCACCGCGGCCCGGATCTCCTCGGGCATGGGAGTCACCGGCCGGTCCCCCGGGCCGCGGGTGTTGTCGACGTAGACGTGCACGAAGCGTCCTTCGGCAGCCGCCTCGTCGTCCTCGCCCTGGAACAGGCCGATGCGGTAGATCACGGAGCTGGTGCCCACCTTGTCGACCACCAGGCCCATCTCGATCGGCTCAGGGAACCCGATCTCGCGGAAGTAGCGGCACGACGTCTCGGCCACCACCCCGATCTGCGGCAGCAGCCGCACGTTGGTCCCGGTGGCCTCGAACAGGTGGGCGTTGACCGCGGTGTCGAAGAGCTCGTAGTAGGTGGCGTTGTTGAGGTGCCCGTAGGCGTCGTCGTCACGCCATCGGGAGGTCGCCGTGCGCCATGCGACGTAGTCGGATCGGACGGGACGGGGGGCCTGACGTTCGCTCACCGCCGCATCGTGCCACGCAGGGCTGCGCGATCGGTCCAGACCACCTTGCCGTGGTCGACGTGGAGGAGAACTCTGGACGGTTGCAGCCTTGCGCGTGAACCCCCGCGCACGCAGGACGGCTTTCATCCATCAACAGGAGGATCCGTTCATGTCCACCACTCGTGAGAACGGCCGCTACCGGCCGACACCGTCGATGATCGTGGCGCTTCTGGCCCTGGTCGTCGCCTGCAGCACCGGCGCCTATGCCGCCACGGTGCTCCCCAAGAACTCCGTCATCTCGAAGACCATCAAGAACGGCCAGGTCAAGAGCGTCGACATCAAGAACGGCCAGGTGAAGGCGAAGGACGTGACGAAGAACGCCGTCAAGGCCAAGCAGCTGGCCGACGACGCCGTGGACTCCGCCGCGATCGCGGACGGCCAGGTCACCGGGGCCGACATCGCCGACGGCCAGGTCGGCGCCGGCGAGCTTGCGGGCACCCTGCGCACCGACCTTGACGACGCCAGCACCCTCGGGGGACTCTCGGTGGCGCAGATCGTCGCCGCGGCTGGAGGTGAGTACTTCGAGGGGACCCAGGCAGGCGGCAGCACCGACATCGAGAAGACGACCCCCACCGACCTGGTCACCTTGGAGCTGCCCAAGGCGGGCAAGTACCTCGTCAGCGCGCGGATCCCCGTCTTCTGCACCTACGACGGCAGCGACGGAGCGACCCCGGCGGACCCCTCGCCCAACCAGCCCTACTTCTACGCCCGCGGCCAGCTGATGCTCAACGGCACGCAGGTCGCCAGCGAGCTGGCCTCCTGCGAGGCCGAGGCGGCGTTCCTGGTGGTGCTGGCCGGGATCTACCAGGGGACGACGATGGTCGACATGACCAAGCAGATCACCACGACCGGGCCGGCGACCCTGACGCTGCGAGGCCTCAGCGCGCCCAGCGTGTTCCTGGCCCCGCTCGTCGCCGGGAACCGCATCAACGCGGTCGCCAGCGACTCGATGATCCAGGCCATCACCGTCCAGTGACGCACGGCCTGGCCGCGTCGCCGGGTCGGCTCAGGCCGGCTCGGCGTCGCGCAGGCGCTGCGAGATGACAGCGGACACCCCGTCGCCTCGCATGGTGACGCCGTACAGCGCGTCACCGACCTCCATCGTGCGCTTCTGGTGGGTGATGACGAGGAGCTGGGAGTTCTCGCGCAGCTCCTCGTAGATCTCCAGCAGGCGACCCAGGTTGGTGTCGTCGAGGGCGGCCTCGACCTCGTCGAGGATGTAGAACGGGGAGGGGCGCGCCTTGAAGAGGGAGACGAGGAACGCCACCGCGACCAGGGAACGCTCTCCCCCGAGAGGAGCGAGAGTCGCTTGACCTTCTTGCCCGCCGGACGGGCCTCGACCTCGATGCCCGTGTTGAGCATGTCGCCCGGCTCTGTCAGCACGAGGCGGCCCTCACCCCCGGGGAACAGACGGGCGAAGGTTGAGTCGAAGGCCTTCGAGACGTCCTCGTAGGCCTGGGTGAAGACCTGCTCCAC
Protein-coding regions in this window:
- a CDS encoding glycosyltransferase family protein, which produces MRADRREPPLVPEDPVEVLVEAGFVDLDFVAAQLGRSFATATDAARAVIESGDASPHPLVEFGWLPRRKSWQRSGLHPISWYAAERRRRNRLPTHPLVDPRLIWTSHLDARFHPFGVLSYWLDMATPDTPLPTQLLSTPVTWGEFRAAAVEAAAAWREDSAIRRPRRTPPVDSGTAGGVSVVMIARDAAPLLRSTVATLQAQTFTDWELIAVDAGSLDDTAAVLDGLAAFDERITVLREPRQTPGASLNTAVEQARHDHLAFLAPGRSWPVEHLSQVLAHAAGTGHAFVQVGTGPVARTREELLAGRPADLSTALVRRDAIKAVGGFDESLAGAVERDLALRLTQQHAMDPVDLPVERRPDSVLNGSGNAQVEDWESFVLEQHLVDWESVSARSREADLVSYVLPLGSELRRTVEWLTAVSLNDAERIVVGTRLPRHHHMLAGSLAAIVPGARFVRVQADVNVNVAINIGASQAGGSTVALVRPEAMPPRQSITARLAGALAEPGVAVVQPVVAAPDGTVLSGGARFAPGHDNPGLFLAGHVVEDARRIGQCRVGAPASPLIALRASTFEALHGLDCRFRSVLAETDLGLRALAAGHGESVLLPDAVVSSRGDYATPEELVAALASLHARDLPHPSDDTPGLLRRAGFEVTDHRTQRISASPRRSALLPLPVVRAIDGIHESPPRLRWAIDIASPAAARGDRWGDTHFARSLASALEQRGQDVAVDRRDARDRDTRDHDDVLLVLRGLDRVEPRPGLLNMEWIISHPDMVTPEEVVGFDTVYAASLSWTARAAREWGVPITPLLQCTDPRWFHPDRAEPDTGPEVVFVGNSRGVYRFAVRSALAIGAPLTLHGNDWKEFVPAEVIASNGLANEDVGALYASAGVVLNDHHLDMRRDSFASNRLFDAAACGARIVSDPIEGLDETFSGLVQTFRNEAELRELISRPYPAFPDDATRRSIAQRIVAEHTFDRRAETLIGDAVRLLRERGR
- the ftsY gene encoding signal recognition particle-docking protein FtsY — its product is MGDWLYLIIGIAVVGVLTLVGLLTAGRRRPAPPAGGTDVIAPPPTETDTAVDTAPEPTLESPAAPTLERPEGTASRLVRLRERLSRSQGGLGRGLLALLSRDRLDEDTWESIEDTLLTADIGVGPTQELVDNLRSRLRVQGGDAPDPRAVLREELVKLVGPDLDRRLQVTGTDGNPGVVLVVGVNGAGKTTTVGKIARILVAQDHTVTLGAADTFRAAAVDQLATWGERVGVDVVRGPEGSDPASVAFEAVKTAAAQGVDTVLVDTAGRLQNKAGLMDELGKVKRVIEKQAPVTEVLLVLDATTGQNGLIQARVFSEIVDVTGIVLTKLDGSAKGGIVVQVQRELGVPVKLVGLGEGADDLAPFDPGAFVDALLG
- a CDS encoding acyl-CoA thioesterase, giving the protein MSERQAPRPVRSDYVAWRTATSRWRDDDAYGHLNNATYYELFDTAVNAHLFEATGTNVRLLPQIGVVAETSCRYFREIGFPEPIEMGLVVDKVGTSSVIYRIGLFQGEDDEAAAEGRFVHVYVDNTRGPGDRPVTPMPEEIRAAVEPLLRTT